GGTTGCCAGCAGGAACTCCAGTTCCCACGCCTCGCATATCCACCCTTCCCTTTCCGCAAGGGTGAGAAAGGACGGGATATCCGCCGCTGTGAAGGCCTCGGCCCCCATCTCCTACACCCTTGCTTCCAGTTGCAGCACCGGCTGGTCCTGTCCGATGAGACCCACGGCGTCGGCACGGCACTGGTTGCAGTGCTTGAACTGCCCGATCACCTTTTCATTCGCCGCCCGCAGCGCCTCGAGCCGTTTCGGCGAAGGGGGAAGGATCCCGGCGAAGTCCGCCTGCGGGATCAGGGGCATGATATTCATGACGTACGCGCCAAGGCTCTTCACCTTCTGGGAGATGAGGGGGATTTCCTCCTCGTTGATGCCGGGGATGCAGACTGTGTTGATCTTTATGGTCATGTCCAGTTCCGCCGCCAGGCGGATTCCCTCCAGCTGGTTTCGCACCAGGATCTCCGCGCCCTCTTCTCCCGTGTAGGTCTTCCCGTTGTGGTGAACATAGGAATAGATCCGGGCGCCGACGCGCGGGTCGAGAGCATTGAGGGTGACGGTGAGGCTATGCAGCCCGATCTCTTTCAAAAGGTGCATCTTCTCCGGGAGAAGGAGGCCGTTTGTGCTCATGCACTTCAAAAGCTCGGGGTACTCCGCATCGATCATGCGGAACGTCTCGAACGTCTCCGGATTGAAAAGGGGGTCGCCCGGACCGGCGATGCCGATGACCTTGATGATGGGCCCCATTATCGGGCTCCCCATCGTCTCCCGAACCTTCTCCATTGCCTCCGCGGGGGTCAGCAGCCGGCTCGTCACGCCTGGACGCGATTCATTGGCGCAGTCATGGCGCCGCGTGCAGTAGCCACACTTGATATTGCACCGCGGTGCCACGGCCAGATGCATCCTGCCGTTTTTGCGGTGATTTCCACCGAAGCACGGGTGTCCCTGGATCTTCTCTTTCCCCTTACAAGATGTAGCCATTTTTTCCTCCCTTTCTGCGGTGCCGTTCCAACTACGGCAGGGAACGCGCAGGCTCCATGCGGAACCGGCGCTCGATGAGAAAACGCGGCGCGAGGCCGTGGTAGTTGTGCGGTGGGTGGTGATCTTCCGGTGCTGCCAGCGGCCAGCTTGCTGTAGCCTCTAATTAGCAGTTAGCATGCCAGCAGGAAGCTGCCCGTAACCGCCGGTATTTCTTGGCCTTTCAAGCAGAAATTGATCTCCCGGCATCGCCCGCATCTGCCTCACACCACCCGGTAACGACTATTTTTTAGGCATTGGAATATCGAATCCCGGGGCAGCCCGCCGCGCCGCACAGAGATGCCGCTTCACCTGCGGTCGCGCCTTTCGCCGCGAGTTCGCCTTCTTGCTGCAATTGAAGCCAGAGGGCTCCGTTCTCCGGCCCTTGCTACCCTCCCGCACCCGGAACAGGCGTAATAATTGCTTCCCCAGCTCTCATGGCCGAGCGAACTGCTTCAGACATAATTTCCCGCGCACGCGCAGCCTTCATCGGACTTGCCGTAGGTGATGCCTTGGGCGCTCCTGTGGAGTTCATGACGCGCGGGGAGATTAGCGAGAAGTACGGCGTGCTGGAGGAGATGGTGGGAGGTGGCTGGCTTCGCCTCAAGCCGGGACAGGTAACCGACGACACCGATATGTCGCTTGCGGTAAGCCGCGCTATCGTGGAGAGCGGCGGCTGGTCACTGAAAGCGATCGCGGAGAACTTTGCGCTATGGCTCAGGTCGAAACCGGTAGACGTGGGAGACACCTGCCGCCGCGGCATCAGGAACTACATGCTGAAGGGTGTAATGGAGTCGCCGCCGAACGAATGGGACGGCGGCAACGGCGCCGTGATGCGGATGCTACCGGTGGCGCTCTGTACGGTCGGCGATCGCGCACTCCTGGAAGATTACGCGAGGCAGCAGGCGCATCTCACCCACAACCATCCCCTCTCCGATGCGGCGTGCATCTCTTTTGGCGCCATGATGCACCTTGCCCTCATCGGGCGCTCCCGGACGCGACTGCGGGAGGAGACTGACGCTCTTATTGCGGCATACCCCACCTTTCACTTCGAGCCGTACAAGGGGCTCGCCACCGGATACGTCGTGGACACGATGCAGACCGTGTTTCACACCTTCTTCGGAACCCGTTCTTTTGAGGATTGTCTGGTGCAAACGGTAAATCAGGGAGGAGACGCGGATACCACTGGCGCCATAGCCGGAGCGGTCGCAGGGGCGTACTACGGTGAGGCTGAGATCCCGGCGCGGTGGGTAAAGAGGCTGGACAAGAAACTGGTGGCTGAGTTGAATTATCTGGCGGAGAGGCTGGTGCGGATGGCACCGCTTGTAAAGGGCTCATTGGACTAGGCCAGGCGTGACTAAATCAAATCCCCCCTGTCCCCAAAGGTTCTTCCGGGAATTCTGGGGAACGCGCTACAAGAATCCGGGTGCCCCCACGCTGGAGCGTAGGCATCTTGCCTGCGATGGCGGCGCAGCCGCCACAGACCGCGCGGCTGGCGCCGCGGTACAGGCTGGGAAGCCTGTGCTCCAGCGCGGCGCCACTAGTGTCCCCTCACCTCAACGTAAGAGACCGGGCTCCATTCCCGGAATTCCCGGATGAACCTTCGCAAAGGGGGGAACGTAAGGCCTCGCTCACGCCTTTGATTGCACGTACATCGCGGCTTCCCGTGATTCCTCTCAAGCTTTCACACGCTGCACATGATCCGCTTCACGAGATAGTCCCCTCCCACAACCATGCACTCGTCCTCCCCTTTCAGGATCGAATTCGGCAGCAGATCGCTGTAGAAAAAGATCTTGCACAGCGGTACACGCACCTCCCACACGATGAAGCCGAATTCCCACGCGCGCTCCTCCATGGTCGTGAAGGAAGAGAGGTTGTTGAGCCGCACCAGCTCTTCCCTTTTGGAAACCTTCTCCAGGAGCTCGTATTCGTCCTGATCGAACGTCCCGCGATACAAGGTCATGCACGTCTCCCCCGGGTAGCGCAACGCAAGCTCGTACTGGCAGTACTCGTAGAGCAGGTCGAGCTGCGAGTTGATGGCGCTGGTGCGCATGCTCCCCTTGGTGCGATCAAAGGCGTAGGCAAGGTACTGGTCGCTGTGCTGGCTTACGATCGGCGCCTTGTGGAAGGTCGGCGCAAGCCCCATGCGGCTCTCCACCCACCCCTTCAGCACCGCGCCCTCGATGGAGTTGGAATCCATCATCCAGCCGCGCAGAAAGCGCAGGTAGGAGTTCTTGAGCGCCTTGCGTGCACCGTCCGTCTTCTGGTCCTGCCACTGGTGCAGCTGGAACTTCACCGACATGTAATCGTTGAATATCTCGGCACGCTGGTGAGGGGTCTCAAGTGTAGCGAGGCGGTCAAAGAGGAATCTGTTGGCAAGACGCACCCCCTGGATCTCCAGTGGCTGCGGGTTTTCGTTGAAGTGGCGCGAGGCGATAACCCACGGGGGAAGATTGCACTGGTTAAAGGAGTTCAGCACGGGCTATCACCTCTTTGTGATATTGATCAGGTGGAGAGTCACCATTGTGAAGGCGCTGCCTCGGGACAGGCAGCCTCGAATGCGCCACAAAAGGGACTGGCACCTGCGGAGCCAGTCCCTCGGGGGTGTCCCCCTTACAGGAGCACCTTCGCCAGCTCGAGGAGCGTTTCCTTGATCGGCCCCTCGACCGTGTACTGCTCGATGCCGAGGCGGGAAAGCTCCTGCCGCGGGGCCTCCCCCATCATGGCGCACACGATCGCGCGGCAACCGTTCAGCGCGTCTGCAGTCCCTTTCAGCGTATGGGTGCGCAGGGGGTGTTCCGGATCAAACTGGCAATAACGCTCCACTTTCTTCTCATCGACAAGTACCACCTTGCCGTCGGATACCTCGTAGATCAGGAAGCGCTCGGCGTGCCCGAAATGCTGGTCTATCTGCTTGCCATCTTTTGATGCAACCGCGATAAGCATGTCAGCCTCCGTTGAGTTGAAGTATGGGTCCGGGGTGTTAGTGCGGGGTGAAGCCGCCCCGGTCGAGACGGCTCCACCTCCTGTGATGGAGCTCGTCCTAGAGCAACACCGGCTCGAACGAGAAGCACTTCTTCGAGCAGGTCTTGCCGCATGCCATGCAACCGATGCAGTTGCCGGGGTTGGAAACCTTCATGAACATCTTCGCGGAGTCGTCCTCGTCCACCTCCTCGAATGCAAGGACGTCGTGGGCGCATACCTTGTAGCAGCGCGCGCACCCGATACAGGTCTCCTCGTCGATGTTTTTGATGAACTGCGGGGTGTACTCTTTCTTGTCCCTGGTCAAACCGGTAATGTATGCCATCTCTCCCACTCCTTTGTCGATTTCAGCGTTTCGCCGTCTTTGATGATGCGCAGTAGCGCTTGTACATGGTTCATCTCTTTACTCGTCCAGAAACGACCCCGCCGTCCCCTTGTTCAGCGCCTTGCGCAGCCATGGCGGAGGGTTTCCCTGCAGGACTTGCTGGAGCTTTTCCACTGCTTCCTTTACCGGCACAGGCTCGTTCGTCTTAAGCGGATGGATCTTCTTCGCCACCAGCTTTGCGGCTGCAGGGCCGCCGATGCGGACGGTATAGACCATGGCGCAATCGGAAATGGCGTCGGCTCGGGCCTGGATCTTGTCCTCTTCGTCCTCCCCGGTCTCACCTATCCTGATCGTTTCCAGGAAAGATGCCTCGTCGGCTCCCACCTCCCAGATGGTGAAGCTGGTGGACATGCCGAAATGTTCGTCGATGATTTCGCCGGTACTGCTGGTAAATGCGATCTTCATAAGGGCTCCTTTTGCGCTTAGTTGTGCGAGAGCTTCTGCGCCTCTTTGGCATTTGCCTGGAAGATGTTTGCCGTCTCGAAGATGAGGTTCATGGTGCCGCGGTAGCCGACCCACATCTTCTGGTGGGCGCCGAGCCTGTCGAAGTGCGGGTAGCCTGTCCTCAGATGCGCCTTGATACCGAGCTTGGCCGCGGCCTGCCTGCCGTTGCTGTTCGCCACCAGGAGATCCGCCCCTTGCGCCATCCCCTCGAGATCCTCCAGATCGCCGACGGAAACGTCCGGACATGGGAGGGAGTCGAGACCGCGCGTCCTCGTCGCCGCCAGCGCGACCTCCACGTTGCACCCCATGCTGCTGAGAAAGAGGGTCATCGCCTTCAGCGCGTCCGACTCCAGGGCAATGGCGATCTTCTTCTTCCCGAACTGGTAGTGGCAGTCCACCATGGCATCCATAAGGCGCCCCCGCATGCGCAGCTGCTTTTCCGGGATCGGCCCCCCCGAGATCGCAGAGAGCGTTTCCACTATGGCATCGACCTCGGCAAGCCCGGTAGCGGAGTTGAACCCGTAGCAGGGGATGCCGAATT
The DNA window shown above is from Geomonas sp. RF6 and carries:
- the fdxB gene encoding ferredoxin III, nif-specific; the encoded protein is MAYITGLTRDKKEYTPQFIKNIDEETCIGCARCYKVCAHDVLAFEEVDEDDSAKMFMKVSNPGNCIGCMACGKTCSKKCFSFEPVLL
- the nifX gene encoding nitrogen fixation protein NifX; its protein translation is MKIAFTSSTGEIIDEHFGMSTSFTIWEVGADEASFLETIRIGETGEDEEDKIQARADAISDCAMVYTVRIGGPAAAKLVAKKIHPLKTNEPVPVKEAVEKLQQVLQGNPPPWLRKALNKGTAGSFLDE
- a CDS encoding NAD(+)--dinitrogen-reductase ADP-D-ribosyltransferase → MLNSFNQCNLPPWVIASRHFNENPQPLEIQGVRLANRFLFDRLATLETPHQRAEIFNDYMSVKFQLHQWQDQKTDGARKALKNSYLRFLRGWMMDSNSIEGAVLKGWVESRMGLAPTFHKAPIVSQHSDQYLAYAFDRTKGSMRTSAINSQLDLLYEYCQYELALRYPGETCMTLYRGTFDQDEYELLEKVSKREELVRLNNLSSFTTMEERAWEFGFIVWEVRVPLCKIFFYSDLLPNSILKGEDECMVVGGDYLVKRIMCSV
- a CDS encoding radical SAM protein, producing the protein MATSCKGKEKIQGHPCFGGNHRKNGRMHLAVAPRCNIKCGYCTRRHDCANESRPGVTSRLLTPAEAMEKVRETMGSPIMGPIIKVIGIAGPGDPLFNPETFETFRMIDAEYPELLKCMSTNGLLLPEKMHLLKEIGLHSLTVTLNALDPRVGARIYSYVHHNGKTYTGEEGAEILVRNQLEGIRLAAELDMTIKINTVCIPGINEEEIPLISQKVKSLGAYVMNIMPLIPQADFAGILPPSPKRLEALRAANEKVIGQFKHCNQCRADAVGLIGQDQPVLQLEARV
- a CDS encoding NifB/NifX family molybdenum-iron cluster-binding protein, with translation MLIAVASKDGKQIDQHFGHAERFLIYEVSDGKVVLVDEKKVERYCQFDPEHPLRTHTLKGTADALNGCRAIVCAMMGEAPRQELSRLGIEQYTVEGPIKETLLELAKVLL
- the draG gene encoding ADP-ribosyl-[dinitrogen reductase] hydrolase, with the translated sequence MAERTASDIISRARAAFIGLAVGDALGAPVEFMTRGEISEKYGVLEEMVGGGWLRLKPGQVTDDTDMSLAVSRAIVESGGWSLKAIAENFALWLRSKPVDVGDTCRRGIRNYMLKGVMESPPNEWDGGNGAVMRMLPVALCTVGDRALLEDYARQQAHLTHNHPLSDAACISFGAMMHLALIGRSRTRLREETDALIAAYPTFHFEPYKGLATGYVVDTMQTVFHTFFGTRSFEDCLVQTVNQGGDADTTGAIAGAVAGAYYGEAEIPARWVKRLDKKLVAELNYLAERLVRMAPLVKGSLD